The proteins below are encoded in one region of Conger conger chromosome 17, fConCon1.1, whole genome shotgun sequence:
- the LOC133116351 gene encoding P2Y purinoceptor 8-like — MNRTQNITQLDNDTLAMLQDRSASQALSVVYIIIILINVPGNGISLWLLWFRTHPKSPSIIFMINLTLTDLAVGLALPLQIIYQLRGYDWPYGSGLCSFMTVLFYANMYCSILTMMAISVDRYLGIVRPMQFRELKRRRECAVLGCVVMWGIVLAALSPLQSTDLTYRVRELNITTCFDVLKKDMLPTVSHWAVFIFTLSGVLFLVPFITTVVCYVSIIHKLVRTSRSNQKARALRLAFCVLSVFVVCFTPNNVLLLAHAVRRLFYGDSLYMAYKLSLSLSCVNSCLDPFIYYFASKEFRRKLRSVLGLAALSSADWTRTEPNRESHFSGHSANQGLAGAEELQEPLGPNRSEGPG, encoded by the coding sequence ATGAACCGGACCCAGAATATCACTCAGCTGGACAATGACACGCTGGCGATGCTCCAGGACCGGTCGGCCAGCCAAGCGCTGTCCGTGGtgtacatcatcatcatcctcatcaacGTCCCGGGAAACGGCATCTCCCTGTGGCTGCTCTGGTTCCGCACACACCCCAAAAGCCCCTCCATCATCTTCATGATCAACCTGACCCTGACCGACCTGGCCGTGGGCCTGGCGCTGCCTCTGCAGATCATCTACCAGCTGCGCGGCTACGACTGGCCCTACGGCTCGGGCCTCTGCAGCTTCATGACCGTGCTCTTCTACGCCAACATGTACTGCTCCATCCTCACCATGATGGCCATCAGCGTGGACCGCTACCTGGGCATCGTGCGGCCCATGCAGTTCCGGGAGCTGAAGCGCCGCAGGGAGTGCGCCGTGCTGGGCTGCGTGGTCATGTGGGGCATCGTGCTCGCCGCCCTGTCCCCGCTCCAGAGCACCGACCTCACCTACCGGGTGCGGGAGCTCAACATCACCACCTGCTTCGACGTCCTGAAGAAGGACATGCTGCCCACCGTCAGCCACTGGGCCGTCTTCATCTTCACCCTCTCCGGCGTCCTCTTCCTCGTCCCCTTCATCACCACGGTGGTCTGCTACGTCAGCATCATCCACAAGCTGGTCCGGACCAGCAGGAGCAACCAGAAGGCGAGGGCGCTGCGCCTGGCGTTCTGCGTGCTGTCGGTGTTCGTGGTCTGCTTCACGCCCAACAACGTCCTGCTGCTGGCGCACGCGGTGCGAAGGCTGTTCTACGGGGACTCGCTCTACATGGCCTACAAGCTGTCGCTGTCGCTCAGCTGCGTCAACAGCTGCCTGGACCCCTTCATCTACTACTTCGCCTCCAAGGAGTTCCGGCGCAAGCTGCGGTCCGTGCTGGGCCTGGCGGCGCTGAGCAGCGCGGACTGGACCAGGACGGAGCCGAACCGCGAGAGCCACTTCTCCGGCCACTCCGCCAACCAGGGCCTGGCCGGCGCCGAGGAGCTGCAGGAGCCGCTCGGGCCCAACCGCTCCGAGGGACCCGGGTAA